A portion of the Sandaracinobacteroides saxicola genome contains these proteins:
- a CDS encoding helicase HerA-like domain-containing protein gives MGDSIFIGKGEQNPQNLVLKRGNRHGLIAGATGTGKTVTLQSLAEGFSRAGTAVFMADVKGDLAGMAMPGSPTDKAHPIVTARAAEIGLTDFAYADNPVVFWDLFGEQGHPIRATISEMGPLLLARLMGLNETQEGVLTVAFRFADDQNLLLLDLKDLQSMLTHCAENAGELSKKYGNITTATVGTIQRQLLQLESQGGAHFFAEPALDIADLIAVDDQGRGQVNILAADKLMASPRLYATFLLWLLSELFETLPEIGDPDKPKLVFFFDEAHLLFDEAPKALIDKIEQVVRLIRSKGCGVYFITQNPIDVPEDVAAQLGNRVQHALRAFTPRDAKAVASAAQTFRANPNVDVAKAITELKTGEALVSLLQTDGSPSPVERTLIRPPCSRLGPLAPNERKIILTTSPVAGKYETTVDRESAYEVLAAKADAAAQAKAAADAADAARKQAEAAAKAQAAAEKTAAAQARAEARAPASTTEKMIQSAARSAASSIGRQLAGSLGKQLVRGLLGSLFKR, from the coding sequence ATGGGCGACAGCATCTTCATCGGCAAAGGCGAGCAGAACCCGCAGAACCTCGTCCTGAAACGCGGCAACCGCCATGGCCTGATCGCCGGCGCCACCGGCACCGGCAAGACTGTCACTTTGCAATCCCTGGCCGAGGGCTTCAGCCGCGCCGGCACCGCCGTCTTCATGGCGGACGTGAAGGGCGACCTCGCCGGCATGGCCATGCCCGGCTCCCCCACCGACAAAGCCCATCCGATCGTCACCGCCCGCGCCGCCGAGATCGGCCTCACCGATTTCGCCTATGCCGACAACCCCGTCGTCTTCTGGGACCTGTTCGGCGAGCAGGGCCACCCCATCCGCGCCACCATCTCCGAAATGGGCCCGCTCCTCCTCGCGCGCCTGATGGGCCTCAACGAAACCCAGGAAGGCGTCCTCACCGTTGCCTTCCGCTTCGCGGACGACCAGAACCTCCTCCTCCTCGACCTCAAAGACCTTCAGAGCATGCTCACCCACTGCGCTGAAAATGCAGGCGAACTGTCGAAGAAATATGGCAACATCACCACGGCTACCGTCGGCACCATCCAGCGCCAGTTGCTGCAACTCGAATCGCAGGGCGGCGCCCATTTCTTCGCCGAACCCGCGCTCGACATCGCCGACCTGATCGCCGTCGACGACCAGGGCCGAGGCCAGGTCAACATCCTCGCGGCGGACAAGCTCATGGCCTCCCCACGCCTCTACGCCACCTTCCTGCTCTGGCTGCTCTCCGAACTGTTCGAGACCCTCCCCGAAATCGGCGACCCCGACAAACCGAAACTTGTCTTCTTCTTCGACGAAGCGCATCTGCTGTTCGATGAAGCTCCCAAAGCCCTCATCGACAAGATCGAACAGGTCGTCCGCCTCATCCGCTCCAAGGGCTGCGGTGTCTATTTCATCACCCAGAACCCCATCGACGTGCCGGAGGACGTCGCCGCCCAGCTGGGCAACCGCGTCCAGCACGCGCTGCGCGCCTTCACGCCCCGTGATGCGAAAGCCGTCGCCAGCGCCGCCCAGACCTTCCGCGCCAACCCCAACGTCGATGTCGCGAAGGCCATCACCGAGCTGAAAACCGGCGAAGCCCTCGTCAGCCTGCTCCAGACCGATGGCTCCCCCTCCCCCGTCGAACGCACCCTTATCCGCCCGCCCTGCAGCCGCCTCGGGCCGCTCGCCCCCAACGAGCGCAAGATCATCCTCACTACCAGCCCCGTCGCCGGCAAATATGAAACCACGGTGGACCGCGAATCCGCCTACGAGGTGCTCGCCGCCAAGGCCGACGCCGCCGCCCAGGCGAAGGCCGCCGCCGACGCGGCAGACGCCGCCCGGAAACAGGCCGAAGCCGCCGCGAAAGCCCAAGCCGCCGCCGAAAAAACCGCCGCCGCCCAGGCCCGCGCAGAGGCCCGCGCCCCCGCCAGCACCACCGAAAAGATGATCCAGTCCGCGGCACGCTCCGCCGCCAGCAGCATCGGCCGCCAGCTCGCCGGCTCGCTGGGCAAACAACTCGTCCGCGGCCTCCTCGGCAGCCTCTTCAAACGCTAA
- a CDS encoding Do family serine endopeptidase: MKAALLLTAALAGAPVLSQAAPQNPPGAPAAAPPLGAPSSFADLTTRLQPAVVNISTTQKVEVGRLPRFGAPGTTNPLEELFRRFQEQQGDDGQPVTREATSLGSGFIISADGYVVTNNHVISGRDGQNLVDTITVTLADRREYVAKVIGRDSLSDLALLKIDGKDLPFVRFGNSMGTRVGDWAIAIGNPFGLGGTVTAGIVSALHRNITGGGAYDRYIQTDASINQGNSGGPLFDLNGNVIGINTAIFSPTGGNVGLGFAIPAELAKPVIDQLQRGGKVRRGYLGVQIQPLSADIASSLGLPKDRGEIVAGVEPKGPASLAGVREGDVIVKVGGSDVTIDNTLSFIVANTPIGTKVPVELIRDGKRQTITATIAERPSDAVLLGQATPEADDDSDTTKPSPGAEAARQSLGITLQALTPDIRQQLRLPDTVRGVVIARVNPASDAAAEGLQRGDIILSIGQRPTTTPAEAAAAVDAARKAGRDTVLLRVQRGTNPARFVGIKLMGR, translated from the coding sequence CTCGCCGGCGCCCCCGTGCTTTCCCAGGCCGCGCCGCAAAACCCGCCCGGCGCCCCCGCCGCTGCCCCGCCGCTCGGCGCGCCCTCCAGCTTCGCCGACCTCACCACGCGGCTGCAGCCCGCGGTCGTCAACATCAGCACCACGCAGAAGGTGGAGGTGGGCCGCCTCCCCCGCTTCGGCGCACCGGGTACCACCAACCCGCTGGAGGAGCTGTTCCGCCGCTTCCAGGAACAGCAGGGCGATGACGGCCAACCCGTCACGCGGGAGGCGACCTCGCTCGGCTCCGGCTTCATCATCTCGGCCGATGGCTATGTCGTCACCAACAACCACGTCATCTCCGGCCGCGACGGCCAGAATCTCGTTGACACCATCACCGTCACGCTCGCCGACCGCCGCGAATATGTGGCGAAGGTCATCGGCCGAGACAGCCTCTCCGACCTCGCCCTCCTCAAGATCGACGGCAAGGACCTGCCCTTCGTCCGCTTCGGCAACAGCATGGGCACCCGCGTCGGCGACTGGGCGATCGCCATCGGCAACCCCTTCGGTCTCGGCGGCACCGTCACCGCCGGCATCGTCTCGGCACTGCACCGCAACATTACCGGCGGCGGCGCCTATGACCGCTACATCCAGACCGACGCCAGCATCAACCAGGGCAACAGCGGCGGTCCGCTGTTCGACCTCAACGGCAATGTCATCGGCATCAACACCGCCATCTTCTCGCCCACCGGCGGCAACGTCGGCCTCGGCTTCGCCATCCCCGCCGAACTCGCCAAACCCGTGATCGACCAGCTGCAACGCGGCGGCAAGGTGCGGCGCGGCTATCTCGGCGTGCAGATCCAGCCGCTTTCCGCCGACATCGCCTCCTCCCTGGGCCTGCCCAAGGACCGTGGCGAGATCGTCGCCGGCGTCGAGCCCAAGGGCCCCGCCAGCCTCGCCGGCGTCCGGGAGGGCGACGTCATCGTCAAGGTCGGCGGCAGCGACGTCACCATCGACAACACGCTGTCCTTCATCGTCGCCAACACCCCCATCGGCACGAAGGTGCCGGTCGAGCTGATCCGCGACGGCAAGCGCCAGACGATCACCGCCACCATCGCCGAACGCCCGTCGGACGCCGTCCTCCTCGGCCAGGCAACGCCGGAGGCCGACGACGACAGCGACACCACCAAACCCAGCCCCGGTGCGGAGGCCGCCCGCCAGTCGCTCGGCATTACCCTCCAGGCGCTGACCCCTGATATCCGCCAGCAGCTCCGCCTGCCCGACACCGTGCGCGGCGTGGTCATCGCCCGCGTCAACCCCGCCTCGGACGCCGCCGCCGAGGGGCTGCAACGCGGCGACATCATCCTCTCCATCGGCCAGCGCCCCACCACCACGCCCGCCGAAGCGGCCGCGGCCGTCGACGCCGCCCGCAAAGCCGGCCGCGACACCGTCCTCCTCCGCGTCCAACGCGGCACCAACCCGGCAAGATTCGTCGGCATCAAGCTCATGGGCCGCTGA